Proteins encoded together in one Desulfosporosinus meridiei DSM 13257 window:
- a CDS encoding methyl-accepting chemotaxis protein, with amino-acid sequence MTKIKYRIILMLVTLALIMGSILGGYSIYNLLVAEKANLEQYRTTLYDQFDRTIMLQVQTAHSLVQDVYNSQQKGELTPEEAKKKAADLVRNLRFDGENYFWVDTTEGINVVLLGRDTEGKSRYEAKDSAGVSFVQEFIKNGTQVSGGYTDYTFAKPNETEPLPKRSYTLLFEPYNWVIGTGNWVDNIDKLVEVKQLELEQKAKRDIIFTLVSMLVAIGISLVLGTMLSKKITNNIVAIAKNADEIAKGNLKVENLSINSKDELGQLGKAFKTMTENLIELVDHISSSSKQVAASSQQLSLGAEQSAQASHQVAVAITEVSLGAEKQLTAVNETSASVEEMSAGIQHMLENAKTVVKSSERTAHSASEGSQAIDKTIQQMMNIERTVTGSADMVTNLGERSKEIGQIVDTISGIAAQTNLLALNAAIEAARAGEQGRGFAVVADEVRKLAEQSQEASKQIATLITGIQQDTQKAVLSISEGTHQVKLGTEVAETAGQAFSEITGLINVVTAQIEEISEEIQQMAVGSERIVASVSEIYETSKEITGQTQTVSAATEEQSASVEEIASSSQVLANMAEELQETLKKFSVD; translated from the coding sequence ATGACAAAGATTAAATACCGAATTATTCTTATGTTAGTAACATTGGCCCTAATAATGGGTTCCATTCTCGGCGGGTACAGCATTTATAATTTACTAGTTGCGGAAAAAGCTAATCTTGAACAGTATCGAACTACCTTGTACGATCAATTCGATCGGACGATTATGCTTCAGGTACAGACTGCCCACAGCCTAGTACAGGATGTTTATAATAGTCAGCAAAAGGGAGAACTGACTCCAGAAGAAGCGAAAAAGAAAGCGGCGGATTTAGTAAGAAATTTGCGCTTTGATGGAGAAAATTATTTTTGGGTGGATACCACAGAGGGGATAAACGTTGTTCTGCTGGGAAGAGATACTGAAGGTAAATCCCGCTATGAAGCCAAAGATAGCGCCGGAGTATCCTTTGTTCAGGAGTTCATAAAGAATGGAACTCAAGTTAGTGGTGGTTATACAGATTATACATTTGCTAAGCCGAATGAAACAGAGCCTTTGCCAAAGAGAAGTTACACCTTGCTATTTGAACCCTATAATTGGGTAATCGGGACTGGGAATTGGGTAGATAATATTGATAAACTTGTTGAAGTCAAACAACTTGAATTGGAACAAAAGGCTAAACGAGATATAATTTTTACGCTAGTATCCATGCTCGTTGCTATAGGAATATCGCTCGTTCTAGGGACTATGTTAAGTAAGAAGATCACAAATAATATTGTAGCAATAGCAAAAAATGCTGATGAAATTGCCAAAGGAAACCTCAAGGTTGAGAATCTTAGTATTAATTCTAAAGATGAGTTAGGTCAACTGGGCAAAGCCTTTAAAACAATGACGGAAAACTTAATCGAGCTGGTTGACCATATATCATCGTCTTCCAAGCAAGTTGCTGCCTCATCTCAGCAGTTGAGTCTGGGAGCGGAGCAATCTGCTCAAGCGTCGCACCAAGTGGCGGTAGCCATAACGGAGGTATCTTTAGGTGCTGAGAAACAGCTGACTGCCGTCAATGAGACATCAGCAAGCGTCGAAGAGATGTCAGCAGGAATCCAGCATATGTTGGAGAATGCGAAAACAGTGGTAAAGTCATCGGAAAGGACTGCACACTCAGCGTCTGAAGGAAGTCAGGCGATCGATAAGACGATACAACAAATGATGAACATTGAAAGAACGGTTACCGGATCAGCCGATATGGTTACGAACTTAGGAGAGCGTTCTAAGGAGATCGGACAAATTGTTGATACCATTTCCGGTATCGCTGCCCAGACCAATCTTCTGGCCTTGAATGCAGCCATTGAAGCAGCACGAGCGGGCGAACAGGGCCGTGGTTTTGCGGTGGTTGCAGACGAGGTAAGAAAGCTAGCAGAACAATCTCAAGAAGCCTCAAAGCAAATTGCGACACTAATTACGGGTATCCAGCAAGATACACAAAAGGCTGTGTTATCGATTAGTGAAGGAACCCATCAAGTCAAATTGGGAACAGAGGTAGCAGAAACTGCAGGACAAGCATTTAGCGAAATAACGGGTTTAATTAATGTCGTAACCGCTCAGATTGAAGAAATCTCTGAAGAAATTCAACAAATGGCTGTAGGCAGTGAAAGAATAGTCGCCTCGGTTTCGGAGATCTATGAGACGAGTAAAGAAATTACGGGACAGACCCAAACCGTATCGGCAGCCACAGAGGAACAATCAGCCTCGGTGGAGGAAATTGCCTCTTCCAGCCAGGTGTTGGCTAATATGGCGGAAGAGTTGCAGGAAACTTTAAAGAAATTTAGTGTAGACTAA
- a CDS encoding methyl-accepting chemotaxis protein — MTKIKYRIILMLITLALIMGSILGGYSIYNLIVAEKANLEQYRTTLYDQFDRTIMLQVQTAHSLVQDVYNSQQRGELTPEEAKKKAADLVRNLSFDDGNYFWIDTTEGINVVLLGRDTEGKSRYESKDSSGNLFIQEMIAKGTQDGGGFTAYSFPKPNETEPSPKRSYTLVFEPYNWVIGTGNWVDNIDKLVEAKQLELEKMGKRDIIFTLVSMFVAIGISLILGTMLSKKITNNIVAIARNADEIAKGNLKVENLSINSKDELGQLGKAFKTMTENLIELVDHISSSSKQVAASSQQLSLGAEQSAQASHQVAVAITEVSLGAEKQLTAVNETSASVEEMSAGIQHMLENAKTVVKSSERTAHSASEGSQAIDKTIQQMMNIERTVTGSADMVTNLGERSKEIGQIVDTISGIAAQTNLLALNAAIEAARAGEQGRGFAVVADEVRKLAEQSQEASKQIATLITGIQQDTQKAVLSISEGTHQVKLGTEVAETAGQAFSEITGSINVVTAQIEEISEEIQQMAVGSERIVASVSEIYETSKEITGQTQTVSAATEEQSASVEEIASSSQVLANMAEELQETLKKFTI, encoded by the coding sequence ATGACAAAAATCAAGTACCGGATTATTCTTATGTTAATAACATTAGCCCTTATTATGGGTTCTATTCTCGGCGGGTACAGCATTTATAATTTAATAGTTGCGGAAAAGGCTAATCTTGAACAGTATCGAACTACCCTGTACGATCAATTCGACCGGACGATTATGCTACAGGTACAGACTGCTCACAGCCTAGTACAGGATGTTTACAATAGCCAGCAAAGAGGAGAATTGACTCCGGAAGAAGCAAAGAAGAAAGCGGCAGATTTAGTAAGAAATTTGAGCTTTGATGATGGCAATTACTTTTGGATTGATACCACTGAGGGGATTAACGTTGTTCTGCTGGGGAGAGATACTGAAGGTAAATCTCGCTATGAGTCTAAAGATAGCTCAGGAAATTTGTTTATCCAAGAGATGATTGCTAAGGGAACTCAGGATGGCGGGGGCTTTACCGCTTATAGTTTTCCTAAGCCTAATGAAACAGAACCTTCGCCAAAAAGAAGTTATACCTTGGTATTTGAACCTTACAATTGGGTAATCGGGACTGGGAATTGGGTAGATAATATTGATAAACTTGTTGAAGCTAAACAACTTGAATTAGAAAAAATGGGTAAACGAGACATAATTTTTACGTTAGTATCCATGTTCGTTGCTATAGGAATATCACTAATTCTAGGGACTATGTTAAGTAAGAAGATTACAAATAATATCGTAGCAATAGCCCGAAATGCTGATGAAATTGCCAAGGGAAACCTTAAGGTTGAGAACCTTAGTATTAATTCTAAGGATGAGTTAGGTCAACTAGGCAAAGCCTTTAAAACAATGACGGAAAACTTAATCGAGCTGGTTGACCATATATCATCGTCTTCCAAGCAAGTTGCTGCCTCATCTCAGCAATTGAGTCTGGGAGCGGAGCAATCTGCTCAAGCCTCGCACCAAGTGGCGGTAGCCATAACGGAGGTATCCTTAGGGGCAGAGAAACAGCTGACTGCCGTCAATGAGACATCAGCAAGCGTCGAAGAAATGTCAGCAGGAATCCAACATATGTTGGAGAATGCGAAAACAGTGGTAAAGTCATCGGAAAGGACTGCACACTCAGCGTCTGAAGGAAGTCAGGCGATCGATAAGACGATTCAGCAAATGATGAACATTGAAAGAACGGTCACAGGATCAGCCGATATGGTTACGAACTTAGGGGAGCGTTCCAAGGAGATCGGACAAATTGTTGATACCATTTCCGGTATCGCTGCCCAGACCAATCTTCTCGCCTTGAATGCAGCCATTGAAGCAGCACGAGCGGGCGAACAGGGCCGTGGTTTTGCGGTGGTTGCAGACGAGGTAAGAAAGCTAGCAGAACAATCTCAAGAAGCCTCAAAGCAAATTGCGACACTAATTACGGGTATTCAGCAAGATACACAAAAGGCTGTGTTATCGATCAGTGAAGGTACCCATCAAGTCAAATTGGGAACTGAGGTAGCAGAAACCGCAGGACAAGCATTTAGTGAAATAACGGGTTCAATTAATGTCGTAACCGCTCAGATTGAAGAAATCTCTGAAGAGATTCAACAAATGGCTGTAGGCAGTGAAAGAATAGTCGCCTCGGTTTCGGAGATCTATGAGACGAGTAAAGAAATCACGGGACAGACCCAAACCGTATCGGCAGCCACAGAGGAACAATCAGCCTCGGTGGAGGAAATTGCCTCTTCCAGCCAGGTGTTGGCTAATATGGCGGAAGAGTTGCAAGAAACTTTGAAGAAATTCACGATATAG
- a CDS encoding SPFH domain-containing protein, which produces MAIIDVIKYNGGSDVFAWKYPSEEIGTWTQLIVNESQEAILYKGGQALDLFTSGRHTLETANIPLLNNLINLPFGGRSPFAAEVWYINKIFSLDIKWGTPTPIQLQDPKYKVFVPLRSFGQFGIQIEDSRKFLMKLVGTLPIFDKDNITKYFRGLYLTKVKDAISFYIMKQQVSVLEINAYLDELSEHLKERMFPTLEEYGIRLVNFYVNDISVPEDDSAVMKLKEALAKKAEMNIVGYNYVQERSFDTLEGAATNPSSGQAGLMGAGIGLGMGVGIGGNFGQQMGGIAQTINTRVMKKCPICSTDIEVDKRFCGNCSFDTSANEAQGNSNNVTCSNCGYEFSKNMKFCPECGDTYKPCTFCGADLKEAATKCHVCGNEMPKPCTKCGALIPNNNIKFCPECGESQVKKCSNCGNIILGTPKFCSECGTKI; this is translated from the coding sequence ATGGCAATTATTGACGTAATAAAGTATAATGGCGGATCCGACGTCTTCGCTTGGAAATATCCAAGTGAAGAAATTGGCACATGGACGCAACTGATAGTAAATGAGTCGCAAGAGGCAATTTTATATAAAGGTGGACAGGCTTTAGATTTATTTACAAGCGGTCGACATACATTAGAAACAGCAAATATACCTTTATTGAATAATTTAATTAACTTACCTTTTGGAGGAAGGTCTCCTTTTGCGGCAGAGGTTTGGTACATAAATAAAATATTTTCGCTTGATATTAAGTGGGGAACTCCTACACCAATTCAATTGCAAGACCCTAAGTATAAAGTGTTTGTACCGCTTCGTTCTTTTGGACAATTCGGAATACAAATAGAAGATTCAAGAAAATTTCTCATGAAGTTGGTAGGAACTTTGCCGATATTTGATAAAGACAATATTACCAAGTATTTCAGAGGACTTTATTTGACGAAAGTAAAGGATGCCATTTCATTTTATATTATGAAACAGCAAGTAAGTGTCCTTGAAATTAATGCCTATCTTGATGAATTATCTGAGCATTTAAAAGAGAGAATGTTTCCGACTTTAGAAGAATACGGAATAAGATTGGTTAATTTTTATGTTAATGACATCAGTGTACCGGAAGATGATTCGGCCGTAATGAAATTGAAAGAGGCCCTTGCCAAAAAAGCAGAAATGAATATCGTTGGATACAATTATGTACAAGAGCGTTCATTTGACACTTTGGAAGGCGCTGCAACAAATCCAAGTTCAGGTCAAGCAGGATTAATGGGAGCGGGAATAGGACTTGGTATGGGTGTAGGTATCGGAGGAAATTTCGGACAACAAATGGGAGGAATTGCACAAACTATAAATACAAGAGTAATGAAAAAATGTCCTATCTGTAGTACCGACATAGAAGTAGATAAAAGATTTTGCGGTAACTGTAGTTTTGATACAAGCGCTAATGAAGCTCAAGGAAATTCCAATAATGTCACCTGCAGTAATTGCGGTTACGAATTTTCAAAAAATATGAAATTCTGCCCGGAATGTGGGGATACATATAAACCTTGTACCTTTTGTGGGGCTGATTTAAAAGAAGCTGCTACTAAATGTCATGTTTGCGGAAATGAGATGCCGAAGCCTTGTACGAAGTGTGGAGCTTTAATTCCTAACAATAATATCAAGTTTTGTCCAGAATGCGGAGAATCGCAAGTTAAAAAATGTTCAAATTGTGGCAATATAATTCTAGGCACCCCAAAGTTTTGCTCAGAATGTGGAACTAAAATTTAA
- a CDS encoding PhoH family protein, which produces MPLAENNLLFGFAPRLTAEQREYVDAIFDYQLVMVNAKAGTGKTTLAVACAKLFKQPLTYIFNPVQESAMGFRPGTQSEKESIYHQPLIDALLEINENPAQCVYNEEALVNEAIRRKVSMKRVMDSIWCYPKTPLFLRGTNLKDMTIIIDECQNFTVQELRKIFTRVHDSCKVICIGHSGQIDIPAAKSGFVPYMEHFRSQPYCKILTLSKNFRGELANWADSFQG; this is translated from the coding sequence ATGCCATTAGCGGAGAATAACTTGTTGTTTGGGTTTGCACCTAGACTGACGGCAGAACAACGTGAATATGTTGATGCAATATTTGATTATCAATTAGTAATGGTTAATGCTAAGGCGGGAACTGGAAAAACAACTTTGGCGGTTGCATGTGCTAAGCTTTTTAAGCAGCCACTTACATATATTTTTAATCCAGTCCAAGAATCCGCAATGGGTTTTAGACCTGGGACTCAGTCTGAGAAGGAAAGCATTTATCATCAACCCTTGATAGATGCTTTATTAGAAATAAATGAGAACCCAGCTCAATGTGTTTATAATGAAGAGGCGTTAGTGAACGAAGCTATACGTAGAAAGGTAAGTATGAAGCGTGTAATGGATAGTATTTGGTGTTATCCTAAAACTCCGCTTTTTCTTAGGGGAACTAATCTTAAAGATATGACGATTATTATAGATGAATGCCAAAATTTCACCGTGCAAGAACTAAGAAAGATATTTACTCGAGTACATGATTCATGCAAAGTCATATGTATCGGACATTCGGGCCAAATTGATATTCCAGCTGCTAAAAGCGGTTTTGTACCTTACATGGAGCATTTCAGAAGCCAACCATATTGTAAAATTTTAACATTATCCAAGAACTTTAGAGGGGAGCTCGCAAATTGGGCAGACTCCTTTCAAGGTTAA
- a CDS encoding adenylosuccinate synthase, with amino-acid sequence MAAVVLIGSQWGDEGKGKITDFLAEKANVVVRYQGGNNAGHTVVANGEEFKLHLIPSGILYEDKTCVIGNGVVIDPKVLLEELEYLEKRGIKTGKLVISSNAHVIMPYHRVLDGLEEEARGDHKIGTTKRGIGPAYMDKASRIGIRVIDLLDKDEFAEKLRRNLVEKNNLFVKVYGKEALEFDEIYNTYMGYAEKIGSMVTDSSLTIDESIKAGEKVLFEGAQGTLLDIDHGTYPFVTSSHPIAGGACIGAGVGPTRINRVIGVIKAYTTRVGEGPFPTELLDEVGEEMRKNGHEFGTTTGRARRCGWFDAVIARYAVRVSGISDFAVTKLDVLTGFEKLKICVGYSVDGQIIREFPQSQKIFKLCQPVYEEMPGWHEDITQVRHFEELPQAAQNYILRIEELSGVQATLVAVGPGREQTIVRGEIF; translated from the coding sequence ATGGCTGCTGTTGTATTAATTGGTTCTCAATGGGGGGACGAGGGAAAGGGCAAGATAACAGATTTCCTGGCAGAGAAAGCAAATGTTGTTGTTAGATATCAAGGCGGTAATAATGCTGGTCACACGGTTGTGGCAAATGGAGAAGAGTTTAAACTCCATCTTATACCTTCTGGAATCCTTTATGAAGACAAGACATGTGTTATTGGCAATGGTGTAGTGATTGATCCGAAGGTACTACTAGAAGAATTGGAGTACCTGGAGAAGCGTGGTATTAAAACGGGGAAACTAGTCATTAGCAGTAATGCACATGTTATTATGCCCTACCACCGGGTGCTGGACGGTTTGGAAGAAGAGGCACGTGGGGACCATAAAATCGGAACCACCAAGCGTGGAATTGGGCCCGCCTATATGGATAAAGCGTCTCGAATTGGAATCCGTGTGATTGATTTATTAGACAAGGATGAGTTTGCTGAGAAGCTTCGGCGCAATTTAGTAGAAAAGAATAATTTGTTTGTGAAGGTTTACGGCAAGGAAGCTCTCGAATTTGACGAGATTTACAATACCTATATGGGCTATGCAGAAAAAATCGGTTCAATGGTCACAGACAGCTCCCTTACGATTGATGAAAGTATCAAAGCAGGAGAGAAAGTTCTCTTTGAGGGAGCACAAGGCACTCTGCTGGACATAGACCATGGTACCTACCCGTTTGTAACCTCTTCCCATCCGATTGCTGGTGGAGCTTGTATTGGAGCCGGAGTAGGACCTACTCGTATCAATCGTGTAATTGGGGTTATTAAAGCCTATACCACTCGTGTCGGAGAAGGACCTTTTCCTACTGAGTTATTAGATGAAGTTGGGGAAGAAATGCGGAAGAATGGACACGAGTTTGGAACTACCACTGGTCGGGCACGACGATGCGGCTGGTTTGATGCGGTCATAGCTCGTTATGCTGTTCGAGTGAGTGGAATTTCAGATTTTGCAGTGACCAAACTTGATGTTCTAACAGGATTTGAGAAACTTAAAATTTGCGTGGGGTATAGTGTTGACGGACAGATTATCCGTGAATTCCCCCAAAGCCAAAAGATATTCAAGCTATGTCAGCCTGTTTATGAGGAAATGCCGGGTTGGCACGAGGATATTACCCAAGTTCGTCACTTTGAAGAACTGCCTCAGGCAGCTCAAAACTATATTCTGCGGATTGAAGAATTGTCTGGAGTGCAGGCTACCTTAGTAGCAGTAGGACCTGGGCGTGAGCAAACTATTGTCCGTGGAGAGATTTTCTAG
- the purB gene encoding adenylosuccinate lyase: MLLDRYTHQEMGKLWQDGYEYDRWLQVELAVAEVMAKRGEIPQEAMKEIREKAKVNPKRVLEIEAIVRHDLIAFLQAVVEEIGESGKYLHLGLTSSDVKDTALSLVLRDSGLLLKKDLKELRDALAKRALESKYTVMVGRTHGIHAEPLTFGLKLALWIAEIDRQSERLDQAIESVSAGKISGAVGTYANVSPEIEEAVCQELQLGNALVSNQILQRDRHAHFVTTLALIGGSIEKIATEIRNLQRTDILEVEEPFAEGQKGSSAMPHKRNPIICEQVSGMSRLLRGNALAAMENISLWHERDMTHSSVERIILPDSCILLDHMLRQMSKVISGLKIRDDQMKKNLQKTYGLTSSQRVLLALVEHGCMREEAYAWVQQNAFHAWDQGLDFIDVVSEDSRVLNYLTKVEIQGLFDLGYHLRHVEDIFKRLGLED; the protein is encoded by the coding sequence TTGTTGCTCGATCGATATACGCATCAGGAAATGGGAAAACTGTGGCAGGACGGATATGAATATGACCGCTGGCTGCAAGTTGAATTAGCGGTCGCCGAGGTTATGGCTAAGCGGGGAGAAATCCCTCAAGAAGCTATGAAGGAAATTCGGGAAAAGGCCAAAGTTAATCCGAAAAGGGTTTTAGAAATTGAAGCTATCGTGCGCCATGACCTAATTGCTTTTTTGCAAGCCGTGGTAGAGGAAATAGGGGAGTCGGGGAAATATTTGCACCTTGGCTTGACCTCTTCTGATGTTAAAGACACAGCATTAAGCCTTGTCTTAAGAGATTCGGGACTGTTGCTTAAGAAGGACTTAAAAGAGTTACGAGATGCTTTGGCTAAGCGAGCGCTGGAGAGTAAGTATACAGTAATGGTCGGGCGGACACATGGTATTCATGCGGAACCCCTTACCTTTGGTTTGAAGCTAGCCTTATGGATTGCCGAGATTGACCGTCAAAGCGAACGTCTTGACCAAGCTATAGAATCAGTTAGTGCGGGAAAAATTTCAGGCGCTGTTGGAACCTATGCTAACGTGTCTCCAGAAATAGAAGAGGCTGTATGTCAGGAACTGCAGTTAGGAAATGCTTTGGTAAGTAATCAAATATTGCAAAGAGATAGACACGCCCATTTTGTCACTACCTTAGCCCTGATTGGCGGCTCTATCGAAAAAATAGCCACAGAAATCCGAAACCTGCAACGTACCGATATCCTAGAAGTTGAAGAACCCTTTGCAGAAGGTCAAAAGGGCTCTTCTGCAATGCCCCATAAGCGTAATCCGATCATTTGCGAGCAAGTGTCCGGAATGTCGAGGCTGTTAAGAGGAAATGCTTTAGCAGCAATGGAAAATATTTCCCTTTGGCATGAGAGGGATATGACTCATTCTTCCGTGGAGCGGATCATTCTCCCGGACAGTTGTATTCTGCTGGATCATATGCTTCGCCAGATGAGCAAGGTTATTTCTGGACTCAAAATTCGTGATGATCAGATGAAGAAGAATCTCCAGAAGACCTATGGATTGACATCATCTCAACGGGTACTTTTGGCACTTGTTGAACATGGATGTATGAGAGAAGAGGCCTACGCTTGGGTTCAACAAAATGCTTTTCATGCCTGGGATCAAGGGCTGGATTTTATAGATGTGGTATCTGAGGATAGTCGGGTTTTAAACTATTTGACAAAAGTGGAGATTCAAGGCTTATTTGATTTGGGCTATCATCTGCGTCACGTGGAGGATATCTTTAAGCGACTAGGATTAGAAGATTAG
- a CDS encoding tyrosine-type recombinase/integrase, whose product MGEEKPKKKKKKAGKRGNNEGTIYERSDGRWTAQVITGYDNLGKPKRKTVYGKGRQEVAEKLKTLLHEIQTGSYVQPTKVIFGDWLLKWLKAYKEPNVKPETYVDYIDLANKHILPRLGDIPLQSIDSITIQEFYNYKGKFGRLDGKPGGLSPRRLHMMHQLINGALMKAVKGRMIRFNPADDIELPSIEHEEFQTFSIDEVNQYLEALQQDRLYALFLLELTTGLRRGEILGIPRDKFNPNKDEIEIVQTLKRKKLDGEEKSQLIFSTPKTKKSKRKIPLLPEVIKQIIKFQATQRQERLFFGPKYRDCGLLFTSEVGTPIEPRNLNRKHYSILQKAELKHIRVHDLRHTVASLLLDDGVNPSNVSDILGHTKTSTTLDIYGHSSTHGKERAIARLGDLLKSAR is encoded by the coding sequence ATGGGTGAAGAAAAGCCAAAGAAGAAAAAGAAGAAGGCGGGCAAACGGGGCAATAACGAAGGAACTATTTATGAGCGTTCAGACGGTCGCTGGACTGCCCAAGTTATTACCGGCTATGACAACTTAGGAAAGCCTAAACGCAAGACAGTCTATGGAAAAGGTCGTCAAGAAGTGGCTGAAAAACTTAAAACACTTTTACATGAAATCCAAACAGGAAGCTATGTTCAACCTACTAAAGTGATCTTTGGGGACTGGTTATTGAAATGGCTTAAAGCCTATAAGGAACCCAATGTAAAACCTGAAACTTATGTAGACTACATTGATTTAGCCAATAAGCATATCCTGCCCCGTCTAGGCGATATCCCCCTGCAAAGCATAGATTCTATTACTATCCAAGAATTCTATAATTATAAGGGTAAATTTGGCCGTCTGGATGGCAAACCAGGAGGCCTTTCACCTCGCCGCTTACATATGATGCACCAGCTTATCAATGGGGCCTTAATGAAGGCTGTAAAGGGTCGTATGATTCGTTTCAACCCCGCAGATGATATAGAATTGCCCAGCATTGAACATGAAGAATTTCAAACTTTTAGTATAGATGAGGTTAACCAATACCTTGAAGCACTTCAACAGGATAGATTGTATGCTCTTTTCCTATTAGAATTAACCACCGGCCTGCGAAGAGGCGAGATTTTGGGAATACCAAGAGACAAATTCAATCCAAACAAGGACGAAATTGAGATAGTTCAGACACTTAAGCGTAAGAAACTTGATGGAGAAGAGAAATCCCAACTCATATTCTCTACTCCCAAGACTAAAAAAAGCAAACGAAAGATTCCCCTTCTTCCAGAAGTGATCAAGCAAATTATTAAGTTCCAAGCAACTCAACGCCAGGAAAGACTATTTTTTGGCCCCAAATACCGAGATTGTGGATTGTTATTCACAAGTGAAGTAGGGACTCCCATTGAGCCGCGTAATCTCAATCGTAAGCACTATTCAATCTTACAAAAGGCCGAGCTTAAGCATATACGGGTACATGATCTACGCCACACGGTAGCTTCTCTGCTGCTTGACGATGGAGTAAACCCATCCAACGTGAGTGATATCCTTGGGCATACTAAAACCAGTACCACATTAGATATTTACGGACACAGCTCTACCCATGGCAAAGAAAGAGCCATCGCGCGTTTAGGAGATCTCCTAAAATCAGCTCGATAA
- a CDS encoding LysE family translocator yields the protein MNFSASELISFMGLVTILVMIPGPNTILVTQSVSLYGKKAGLYNVVGFISGLYVHAILFSIGLSILIIKSSEIFQTVKLLGAGYLATLGAISLYSAYKNDLKDIDDVPGRSDTTHQYSTEAIIKSFLKGFTSSVTNPKAALFFISFFPQFIHNYSNVLVQSLSLTMLYSIVSLAWYSLLIFFIHRCSKVFKSSRVQRRIKIITGFIFLGLGFKLATQK from the coding sequence TTGAATTTCTCGGCATCCGAACTAATTTCCTTTATGGGGTTAGTAACTATACTAGTTATGATTCCTGGTCCAAATACTATATTAGTCACCCAATCAGTTAGTCTATACGGTAAGAAAGCGGGACTCTATAACGTAGTTGGCTTTATTTCCGGTCTTTACGTTCACGCTATTCTCTTTTCCATAGGTCTATCAATATTGATCATTAAATCATCAGAGATATTTCAGACAGTTAAACTTTTAGGTGCAGGATACCTCGCAACTCTTGGGGCAATTAGCTTATATTCTGCTTATAAAAATGATTTAAAAGATATTGATGATGTGCCCGGTAGAAGTGATACTACTCATCAATACAGTACTGAAGCAATAATAAAGTCTTTTCTCAAAGGTTTTACTTCTAGCGTCACAAATCCTAAGGCGGCCTTATTTTTCATATCTTTTTTCCCTCAGTTTATTCACAACTATTCTAATGTATTAGTTCAATCGTTATCTTTGACAATGTTATATTCAATTGTGTCTTTAGCTTGGTATTCTTTACTTATCTTCTTCATTCATAGATGTAGCAAGGTTTTCAAAAGCAGCAGAGTCCAAAGAAGAATAAAAATCATAACCGGTTTTATTTTCCTTGGCTTAGGGTTTAAATTAGCTACCCAAAAATAA
- a CDS encoding DUF3846 domain-containing protein, with the protein MRVLVREPINQPLQLKEIEGAFEDFQEIVGESIEIVPITDNIVCICNEKGESQELGRNFYDDRLGWIMGTCVFTAAKNSEFDSLTDQQIGYISEYIGFPVV; encoded by the coding sequence TTGAGAGTATTAGTAAGAGAACCGATCAATCAGCCTTTACAGTTGAAGGAAATTGAAGGTGCGTTTGAAGACTTCCAAGAAATAGTTGGAGAGTCTATTGAAATCGTACCTATAACAGACAACATTGTGTGTATCTGTAATGAGAAAGGTGAAAGCCAAGAACTAGGAAGGAATTTCTATGATGACCGGCTAGGTTGGATCATGGGAACTTGCGTATTTACTGCAGCTAAAAACTCCGAGTTTGATTCTCTTACAGATCAGCAAATCGGATACATATCGGAATATATCGGTTTCCCGGTAGTATAA